In Immundisolibacter sp., the following proteins share a genomic window:
- the rpsE gene encoding 30S ribosomal protein S5 translates to MARAEQTYETNDIQKLINVRRVAKVVKGGRQFGFAALTVVGDGDGRVGFGQGKAREVPVAIQKAMEAARRDMVRVPLNGGTLYYPITARHGAAKVYMQPASEGTGIIAGGAMRAVFEALGVRDVLAKCIGSSNPVNVVMATIAGLVGMESPDAIAMRRGLNVEDLRA, encoded by the coding sequence ATGGCCCGAGCTGAACAAACATACGAAACCAACGACATCCAGAAGCTGATCAACGTGCGCCGCGTGGCCAAGGTGGTCAAGGGCGGGCGCCAGTTCGGCTTTGCCGCGCTGACCGTGGTCGGCGACGGGGACGGGCGGGTCGGCTTCGGGCAGGGCAAGGCCCGCGAAGTGCCGGTCGCCATCCAGAAAGCCATGGAGGCGGCGCGCCGCGACATGGTGCGGGTGCCGCTCAATGGCGGCACCTTGTACTACCCGATCACCGCCCGTCACGGCGCGGCCAAGGTATACATGCAGCCGGCTTCCGAGGGCACGGGCATCATCGCCGGCGGTGCCATGCGCGCCGTGTTCGAGGCGCTGGGCGTGCGCGACGTGCTGGCCAAGTGCATCGGCAGCAGCAATCCCGTGAACGTCGTGATGGCCACCATCGCCGGGCTGGTCGGTATGGAATCGCCGGACGCCATCGCCATGCGCCGGGGCCTCAACGTGGAAGACCTGCGGGCATGA
- the rpmD gene encoding 50S ribosomal protein L30, producing the protein MNSNTTKKVRVTLVRSRSGRGRVHDACVTGLGLRRIGSQRELEDTPAVRGMIRKVSYLLKVEEV; encoded by the coding sequence ATGAACAGCAACACGACCAAGAAAGTGCGCGTCACCCTGGTGCGCAGCCGCTCCGGCCGTGGCCGGGTGCACGATGCCTGCGTTACCGGCCTTGGCCTGCGCCGGATCGGCAGCCAGCGCGAGCTGGAAGACACACCGGCCGTGCGCGGCATGATTCGCAAGGTCAGCTACCTGCTCAAGGTGGAGGAAGTCTGA